GCCCTTGCGGACCGCGAGGACGACGACGGAGTCGGACACGATGCCCTTGTTCTCGTCGGCGTTCCAGTCCTCGGCGATCAGGCCCTCCTTGACGATGTTGTCCACGTCGGGCGTGAGCGACAGCGCGACGAGGTCGGCGTCCTGGCCGGCGATCACGGCGCGGGACTGCGCGCCGGACGCCCCGAACGAGCCCTTGACCTTCACGCCCTCGCCCTGGTCGGTCTCGGCGAACGCCTCGGCGAGGTCGTCGTAGGCGGACTGGATGACGGCGAAGCCGACGAGGTCGATGGCGGAGGCCTGCGCGCCGCCGGTGCCGTCGCTCGAGGCCTTGTCGTCGGACGAGCTGCACCCCGCCACGGCCAGGAGCGACGCGGCGACGAGCGCCGCGGCCAGGCGGGACGACGAGCGGGCGAGGTGCCCGCGGTGGGGGGACTTCATGGTGGGTGTGCTCCCTGGGGACGAGTGGTCGGGGCCCGGCCTATTCCGAGTTGCCCGATCAGAACGCTCGGAATTCTTGCCACGTCCCATATTTCCCGTCCAGAGCAGTCCACATTCCGAGCACATCGGACGGGGCGGGCGCCGCGCGAGGGGGCGGCGACGAGGTCGCGGGACCCGTCCAGGGACCTTCGGGGACCCTGCGGGAATACCCCGTGGGGGTATGGTCGTTGGTGAGCCGACGAGGAGGGGCACATGCACGGCTACACCACCGACAAGGACGACTACCTCAAGCGGCTGCGCCGCATCGAGGGCCAGGTCCGCGGCATCGCGCGCATGGTCGACGAGGACGTCTACTGCATCGACGTGCTCACGCAGATCGCCGCCGTGACCAAGGCGCTGCAGGCCGTGAGCATCGGGCTCGTCGAGGACCACCTCGGGCACTGCGTCGTCGACGCCGCACGCCGGGACCCCGACGAGGGCCAGGCGAAGGTCAAGGAGGCCGCCGACGCGATCGCCCGCCTCGTGCGCAGCTGACACCACCCCGCACACCCGCACCTCACCCGCACCCACAGCAAGGAGAGCCTCATGACCACCACCACGTTCGGCGTCGACGGCATGACCTGCGCGCACTGCGTCCAGCACGTCACCACCGAGCTCCAGGCCATCCCGGGCGTCAGCGACGTCGCGGTCGACCTCGTCGTCGGCGGCTCGTCGCAGGTCACCGTCACGTCCGAGGCACCCCTGGCCGACGAGGCCGTGGCCGCCGCCGTCGACGAGGCCGGCTACGCACTGACCCCGCGCCGCTCGCTCCTGTGAGCCACGCGCTCGTCGTCCCGCCGGACGGTCGAGCGCACCCGTCACCGCACCAGACGACCGCACCCCCACCAGAGGCGGGACCATGAGCACCGACCAGCAGCCCGGCACGAGCCGGCCACCGACCCTCGTCGTCGACCTCGCCGTCGAGGGCATGACGTGCGCGTCGTGCGTCGCGCGCGTCGAGAAGCGCCTGCAGCGGCTGCCCGGCGTCACCGCGAGCGTCAACCTGCCGCTCGAGTCCGCGCACGTCGAGGGCGTCGACCCGTCCGTCACGCCCGACGACCTCGTGGCCGCCGTCCGCGCCGCGGGCTACGACGCACGCGTCACCTCCCCGATCGGCACACCCGCACCCCACGAGCCCGCGTCCGACGAGCCTGCGTCCGACGAGCCTGCGTCCGACGAGCACGCGTCCGACGAGCACGCGTCCGACGAGCACGCGTCCGACGAGCACGGCGGGCACGACTCGATGGATCACGGGGCGATGGACCACGGGGCGATGGACGACGCGATGCTCGCCGAGCACGCACTGTCCGCGCACGCGATGGCGCCCGGCCACGACATGTCGCCCGACGAGGACACCTCCGCGCCGACCGACGCGCGCGGCGCCGACCTGCGTCGACGCCTCGTCGTCGCGGCGGTCCTCACCGTGCCGGTGGTCGCGCTGTCCATGGTCCCCGCGACGCAGTTCCGCGGCTGGCAGTGGGTCGTCGCGGCGCTCGCGCTGCCCGTCGCGACGTGGGCGGCGTGGCCGTTCCACCGCGCCGCGGCGCGCGCGGCCCGGCACGGCGCGTCGACCATGGACACGCTCGTGAGCATCGGGATCGTCGCGGCGACCGCCTGGTCGCTGTGGGCGCTGCTCCTGGGTGGCACGGGCGAGCTCGGCATCACCATGCGACCGACGCTGTGGCCACGTGCCGCGTCCGGCATGGAGGGCACGCAGATGCCCGAGCTGTACTTCGAGGTCGCGGCGGTCGTCACGACGTTCCTGCTCGCGGGCCGGTTCGCCGAGCACCGCTCGCGCCGCCGCGCCGGCGACGCGCTGCGCGCGCTGCTCGACCTGGGCGCCAAGGACGTCGCGCTCGTCGTGACCGGCGCCGACGGGCGGCGCACCGAGCGGCGCGTGCCGGTCGACCGGCTGCGCGTGGGCGACGAGTTCGCGGTGCGGCCCGGTGAGAAGGTCGCGACCGACGGCGTCGTCGTCTCCGGCACGTCCGCGCTGGACACCTCGCTGCTCACGGGCGAGCCCGTGCCGGTCGAGGTCGGGCCGGGCGACGAGGTCACGGGCGCGACGGTCAACGCGTCGGGCGCGCTCGTCGTGCGGGCGACGCGCGTGGGCGCGGACACGCGGCTCGCGCAGATCGGCCGGCTGGTCGCGCAGGCGCAGACCGGCAAGGCGCCCGTGCAGCGCCTCGCGGACCGCATCTCGGCGGTGTTCGTGCCGGTGGTGCTCGTGCTCGCGCTCGGCACGCTCGTGGTGTGGCTCGCGACCGGCTCGGGTGCGCAGGCCGCGTTCACCGCGGCGGTCGCGGTGCTGATCATCGCGTGCCCCTGCGCGCTGGGCCTGGCCACGCCGACCGCGCTGCTGGTCGGCACGGGCCGCGGCGCGCAGCTCGGCATCCTCATCAAGGGCCCGCAGGTGCTCGAGCGCACGCGTCGCGTCGACACCGTGGTGCTCGACAAGACGGGGACGGTCACGCAGGGCCGCATGGCGCTGACCGACGTGCTCGTGCCCGACGGCGCGGCGACGAGCGCGGACGAGGCCCTGCGGTTCGCCGCGGCGGTCGAGCGGCAGGCTGAGCACCCGATCGGCCAGGCCGTCGCCGCCGCGTGGGACGCGCGCGCGGCAGCGGGTGCGGCGGGTGCGCACGGGGGTTCCGACGAGCCCGTGCGCGGCGTCGGGGCCGACGGTGTACAGATCGGCTCCGACGAGGTGTACGACTTCGCCGCGGTCGCCGGGCGAGGCGTCGTGGGCGTGGTCCGCACCGCGCACTCGGGCGTCGGGCTCGGGCGCCGCGTGCTCGTGGGACGCCCCGCCTGGCTCGCCGAGCAGGGCGTCGACACCGGCGACCTGACCGCCGGCTTCGACGCGGCCGAGGCCGACGGCGCCACCGCAGTCATGGTGGCGTGGGACGGGCGGGCCCGCGCGACGCTCGTCGTCCGCGACCCGCTCAAGGACACCTCGCGCGAGGCCGTCGACGAGCTGCGCGCGCTCGGCCTGCGGCCGGTGCTCCTCACGGGCGACAACGCGGGCGCCGCCCACGCGGTCGCACGCGAGGTCGGCATCGACGAGGTCGTCGCCCACGTGCTGCCCGAGGACAAGGTCGAGGTCGTGCAGCGCCTGCAGGCGCAGGGTCGCCAGGTCGCGATGGTCGGCGACGGCGTCAACGACGCCGCGGCCCTGGCGACCGCCGACCTGGGCCTCGCGATGGGCACCGGCACCGACGTCGCGATCGAGGCCGCGGACGTGACCCTGGTGCGCGGCGACCTGCGCTCCGCCGCGCAGGCGATCCGCCTGTCGCGCCGGACCCTGCGCATCATCAAGCAGAACCTGTTCTGGGCGTTCGCGTACAACGTCGCGGCCATCCCGCTCGCGGCCCTCGGGCTGCTCAACCCGATGATCGCCGGCGCCGCGATGGCCGCCTCGTCGGTGCTCGTCGTGACGAACTCCCTGCGCCTGCGCACGTTCGCCTGACGGCCGGGCGCTCGCCGCCCGTGGCGGCGCGGGTCCTGCTCGCTATCGTGGCAGGGCCCGCGCTCCGCGGGCCGCGACGCGAGGCGGTGCCACGTGACGGCAGGCGCACGACGGCGGTTCCTGCGCCCCGAGGACCTCGTCGACGTGCTCGCGTACGTGGTGGTGCTGAACCTCGCCGCGCAGTACGCGCCCGCCGTCATCACCGAGACGTTCGCGCTGTCGCTCGTCGCGGCCGTCCTGCTCAAGCTCGTCCTCGAGGGCGTGCTCGCGCTCAAGGCCGTCGCCCGCCGCCGCCTGCGGGGGGACACGACGGCGAGCCGGGTGGTCGGCGCGCTCCTGCTCGCGGTGCTCATGCCCGGTTCGAAGATCGTCGTGCTGGAGCTGTTCGCGTGGGTGTTCGGCGACCGCGTGCAGCTGGGCGGGTTCGTCCTGGTCACGCTGCTCGTGCTCGTGCTGCTCGCCGCGCGGCTGGGGGTGCGGCGCCTGCTCGTCGTCCCGACCGAACCACCCACCGCACCGCCCACTCCCACCGCGTGAGGGTCAGCGGAAGCGGCGACCCTCGTCGGCGCGGTACGCCACCACGGCGAGCGTCGCGAACAGCGCGGTCCACCCGAGCAGCACGGGCAGCGCGAGCGGGTACGCGTCCACGCCGGCCGTGACCTGCACGACGAGGTCGCGCACGGCACGCGAGGGCAGCGCCTTGGACAGCGTGTCGAGCCACGGCGGGAACACCTGCGGCGGCATGAACAGCCCACCGGCGAACGCGAGCGGGAACAGCACGGCCTGCACGACGGCGATCGCGGCCTTCGCGGACATCCGGTACCCGATCGCGAGCCCCAGCAGCAGGAACGGCACCGCGACGCCGACGACGAGCACGAGGCACTGCAGCGCCTGCCACCAGCCCAGCTCCGCCGCGGTGAGCAGCCACCCGACGAGCACCACGGGCGCCAGCGCGCAGTACGACCACAGCAGCCCGTTGAGCACGCGACCCGTCAGGCGCGGGCCGGGACCGGCGGGCAGCGTGCGCAGGTACGGGTCGAACGGCTGCGCGCGGTCCTCCGAGACGCCCGCGCCGAACGAGAACAGGCACGTCGACATCACCGCGAACGTGCCGAGCTGCGCGACCGCGACGAGCGCGGCCACCGGGTCCTGCGCGACCTCGCGCTGCGGCACCACGAAGAACAGCAGCGCGAGCGCGGGGAACAGCAGGTTGCCGATCACGGCGATCGGGATGCGCACGGTCTCGACGAAGCCGAGCCGCGCGTGCAGCCAGACGAGCCGCCAGAGCGCGGGCGGGCGCCCGGACCCGACGAGCGCGGGCCGTGCGGGCACCGCGTGGGTGGCGGTCATGAGCGGTCCTCCTGGTGGGCGAGCCGCGGCACGAACGTGCCGTCGAGAGGAGTGCCGGCGAGGGGCGTGCCGTCGCGGGCCGTGAGGGCGAGGAACGCCTCCTCGAGCGACGCGCCGCGCACCTCGAGGTCGTGGAACGGCACGTCCTGCCCGACGAGCGTGCGCACGAGCTCGTCGGCGTCGGCGGCGAGCAGCGTGAGCCGCACGCCGTCGGGCCGGCCGGACGCGTCGAGCGTCTCGACTCCGGGCAGCCGCTCGACGCGCGGCAGCGCATCCGCGGGCACGGTCACGAGCACGCGGCGGCGCGCGACGAGCGCGACCACGTCCGCCAGCCCGCCGTCGGCGAGCACGCGGCCCTGCCCGACCACCACCACGCGGTGCGCGAGCGCCTCGACCTCCTCGAGGTAGTGGCTCGTCAGCAGCACCGTCGCACCGTCGGCGTGGTAGTCGCGCAGCGCCTGCCACAGCACGTGCCGGCCCTCGACGTCGAGGCCCGTGGTGGGCTCGTCGAGCAGCACGAGCCGGGGCCGCCCGACGAGCGCGAGCGCGACCGCGAGCCGCCGCTTCTGCCCGCCGGACAGGCCACCGGTCTGGCGGCGCGCGAGGTCCTGCAGGCCGAACCGCTCGAGCAGCTCGCCGGTCGGCATGGGCGCGGCGTAGTGGCCCGCGACGAGCGCGACGACCTCCTGCACGCGCAGGGTCGAGGGCAGGCCGGTCTCCTGCGGCGTGGTGCCCAGGGCCAGCCGCGAGCGCGCGTCGCGCGGGTCCCCACCGAACAGCCGGACGGTGCCGGAGTCGGGCTTCCGCAGACCGGACACGAGGCTGAGCAGCGTCGTCTTGCCCGCGCCGTTGGGGCCGAGCAGCCCGACGAGCTCGCCGTGGCCCACGCTCAGCGACACGTCGTCGAGCGCCACGACCGACCCGAACCGCCGCGTGACGTGCTCGGCGACGACCACGAGCTCGTCGGCCCGACCCTCGTCGGCCCGGCGCTCGTCGGCCCGGCGCTCGTCGACCCGGCCCTCGTCGTGCCGTCGGTCCCGCCGCAGCTCCGCGCGCGTCATCGTCCGCTCCCCAGGAGCTCGCGCAGGCGCTGCGCGTAGACGTCGAACGCGAGGCGTCCGGCCGGGGTCAGCGCGACGTACGTCGCGGGCGACCGGCCCTCGTACGTCTTGGTGATGGTCACGTAACCCGCCTCCTCGAGGCGCCGCAGATGGGTGGACAGGTTCCCCGCGGTCATCTCCAGCAGCGCGCGCAGGCGGGGGAACGCGATGCGGTCGCCGTCGCCGAGGCCCACGAGGGTCGCGACGACGCGCAGCCGCGCCGGGGCGTGGATCACGGGGTCGAGCTCGTCGTCAGGCACCGGCCCGCCCGTCCCGCACGCGCGTCACGAGCGCCGCGACGAGCATCCCGCCGCCGCCCGCGAGCGCGAGCACCGCGTACGAGTCGGGGATCCCCGCGAACGCGCCGGCCGCACCTGCCAGGAGGATCCAGGCGCCGAGCGCGTACATCGCGATCGCGCGCCACATGAGGCCGCCGGCGATGTAGAGCAGGCCGACGACGAGCGCGGCGATCGCGTTGGCGGCGAGGCCGACGACCTCGCGCGAGGCGCCGGCGTTCGCGAGGGCGGCGACGATCACGCCCTGGCCGAGGAACCCGAGGAACCACGACCAGCCGTACATCGCGCCCTGCTCGGCGCTGCGCCCGCGGATGCCGTGCGTGCGCCTGATGCAGTGCACCGCGGTGACGACCATCGCGGCGACGATGACCGCGCCGGCGACGACCGCCGCCCACGCGGCCCAGGTGTCGTCGTCGCCGACCGAGAGCCACAGCAGGCCGTAGCCGAGCACCCAGGCGGTGCCCCACACGCCGAACAGCAGCGGGGCGGACGGTTGCGTGCGGGCGGCGGCCGCACGCTGGTCCGCGATGATCGCGAGCGCCTCCTCGGTGCCCAGCGGTGCGCTCGTGTCGTCGTCCATGGTGTCCCCCTCGGTGCGGCGGCGCGTCCCGTGGTCGGGTCGTCGGTCCGGCCGCGTGGTTTGTGGCGCAAACCAGTTTGCACACAATCGGACAATCGGCGCAAGACCCCCGCGCCCCACGCGCGGCCCGGCGCGCTCCGCACGCTCGCGGCGGGTCCCCCACGGGTCCAGCGGCTACCGTGCCCCCATGCCGCCCACGACCACCGACGGGGTGCCGGCCGGAGTGCCGGCGGGGACGCCGCCCGTCTCCGAGCGCGCGGTGCGGCGCCGCCTCACGGTCGAGATCTGGATCGTGCTCGGCCTGTCGCTCGGCCGCTCGGGCGTGTACGCGCTCGTCGCGATCCTCGACCGCATGACGGCCGGCCCGCCGCTCGCCGACCAGAGCACGACCATCAACCCCCCGCTCAACGCACGCCCCTGGCTCGACGTCATCTACCAGGTGCTCTCCATCGGGTTCGCGCTCGTCCCCGTGGCGCTCGCGCTCTACCTGCTGTCCGCGAACGGCCGCTCCGCGACGCGGCGCATCGGCCTCACGTTCGCCCGGCCCTGGCGCGACCTCGGCGTCGGCGTCGGACTCGCCGCGCTCATCGGCCTGCCCGGCCTCGGCCTCTACGCCGTCGGGCGCGCCATCGGCATCACCGTGCAGGTCCAGCCGACGACGATCGACGACCACTGGTGGACCATCCCGCTGCTCATCGCGCTCGCGCTCAAGAACGCGCTGCTCGAGGAGGTCGTCGCCGTCGGCTACCTCATGGAACGGCTGCGCGA
The sequence above is a segment of the Cellulomonas palmilytica genome. Coding sequences within it:
- a CDS encoding metal-sensitive transcriptional regulator; the protein is MHGYTTDKDDYLKRLRRIEGQVRGIARMVDEDVYCIDVLTQIAAVTKALQAVSIGLVEDHLGHCVVDAARRDPDEGQAKVKEAADAIARLVRS
- a CDS encoding heavy-metal-associated domain-containing protein gives rise to the protein MTTTTFGVDGMTCAHCVQHVTTELQAIPGVSDVAVDLVVGGSSQVTVTSEAPLADEAVAAAVDEAGYALTPRRSLL
- a CDS encoding heavy metal translocating P-type ATPase, yielding MSTDQQPGTSRPPTLVVDLAVEGMTCASCVARVEKRLQRLPGVTASVNLPLESAHVEGVDPSVTPDDLVAAVRAAGYDARVTSPIGTPAPHEPASDEPASDEPASDEHASDEHASDEHASDEHGGHDSMDHGAMDHGAMDDAMLAEHALSAHAMAPGHDMSPDEDTSAPTDARGADLRRRLVVAAVLTVPVVALSMVPATQFRGWQWVVAALALPVATWAAWPFHRAAARAARHGASTMDTLVSIGIVAATAWSLWALLLGGTGELGITMRPTLWPRAASGMEGTQMPELYFEVAAVVTTFLLAGRFAEHRSRRRAGDALRALLDLGAKDVALVVTGADGRRTERRVPVDRLRVGDEFAVRPGEKVATDGVVVSGTSALDTSLLTGEPVPVEVGPGDEVTGATVNASGALVVRATRVGADTRLAQIGRLVAQAQTGKAPVQRLADRISAVFVPVVLVLALGTLVVWLATGSGAQAAFTAAVAVLIIACPCALGLATPTALLVGTGRGAQLGILIKGPQVLERTRRVDTVVLDKTGTVTQGRMALTDVLVPDGAATSADEALRFAAAVERQAEHPIGQAVAAAWDARAAAGAAGAHGGSDEPVRGVGADGVQIGSDEVYDFAAVAGRGVVGVVRTAHSGVGLGRRVLVGRPAWLAEQGVDTGDLTAGFDAAEADGATAVMVAWDGRARATLVVRDPLKDTSREAVDELRALGLRPVLLTGDNAGAAHAVAREVGIDEVVAHVLPEDKVEVVQRLQAQGRQVAMVGDGVNDAAALATADLGLAMGTGTDVAIEAADVTLVRGDLRSAAQAIRLSRRTLRIIKQNLFWAFAYNVAAIPLAALGLLNPMIAGAAMAASSVLVVTNSLRLRTFA
- a CDS encoding ABC transporter permease, with the protein product MTATHAVPARPALVGSGRPPALWRLVWLHARLGFVETVRIPIAVIGNLLFPALALLFFVVPQREVAQDPVAALVAVAQLGTFAVMSTCLFSFGAGVSEDRAQPFDPYLRTLPAGPGPRLTGRVLNGLLWSYCALAPVVLVGWLLTAAELGWWQALQCLVLVVGVAVPFLLLGLAIGYRMSAKAAIAVVQAVLFPLAFAGGLFMPPQVFPPWLDTLSKALPSRAVRDLVVQVTAGVDAYPLALPVLLGWTALFATLAVVAYRADEGRRFR
- a CDS encoding ABC transporter ATP-binding protein; the encoded protein is MTRAELRRDRRHDEGRVDERRADERRADEGRADELVVVAEHVTRRFGSVVALDDVSLSVGHGELVGLLGPNGAGKTTLLSLVSGLRKPDSGTVRLFGGDPRDARSRLALGTTPQETGLPSTLRVQEVVALVAGHYAAPMPTGELLERFGLQDLARRQTGGLSGGQKRRLAVALALVGRPRLVLLDEPTTGLDVEGRHVLWQALRDYHADGATVLLTSHYLEEVEALAHRVVVVGQGRVLADGGLADVVALVARRRVLVTVPADALPRVERLPGVETLDASGRPDGVRLTLLAADADELVRTLVGQDVPFHDLEVRGASLEEAFLALTARDGTPLAGTPLDGTFVPRLAHQEDRS
- a CDS encoding transcriptional regulator; translated protein: MPDDELDPVIHAPARLRVVATLVGLGDGDRIAFPRLRALLEMTAGNLSTHLRRLEEAGYVTITKTYEGRSPATYVALTPAGRLAFDVYAQRLRELLGSGR
- a CDS encoding CPBP family intramembrane glutamic endopeptidase; amino-acid sequence: MPPTTTDGVPAGVPAGTPPVSERAVRRRLTVEIWIVLGLSLGRSGVYALVAILDRMTAGPPLADQSTTINPPLNARPWLDVIYQVLSIGFALVPVALALYLLSANGRSATRRIGLTFARPWRDLGVGVGLAALIGLPGLGLYAVGRAIGITVQVQPTTIDDHWWTIPLLIALALKNALLEEVVAVGYLMERLRELRWSGPLVVVTSALLRGSYHLYQGWGPFFGNVVMGLVFAEYYRRRRRVMPLVVAHTVMDLVVFVGYALVPDDWLASVGLD